In Macaca mulatta isolate MMU2019108-1 chromosome 16, T2T-MMU8v2.0, whole genome shotgun sequence, the sequence aaagaaaaaaaaaagctcctggaATATGATCTTGGGGTTGTGTGGTCAGAAAAACATGTACCCTTAGTAAAGGTGTATTGAGCTTGAGGATCCTTGGTTGGTGGGGACGTTGTAACATTAGGATTGCCTTCCTGCCCTCAGTGAAAACCTACATGGGGTGTCACATGGCCACATGCTCCTGTGCTGGCAGTGGTGTGAACAGAGGTCTGGGGACACACAGTAGAGGGTATGTGGGGAAGGGGTAAAAAGAGGCAGCAGCCCATCAGGACCCAAAGGGTTTTCTGCAGGTGACTCCCTCCAGGCTCTTGTCCAGTTGTGCTGGGCTATTGTGACAGCAGAAGGTGAAGCCATGAGTCCACAAAAGGGGTGGCTCCCGAGCAGCCAGGGTGTGGAGCATGAGGCTTGCCAGAGAAGACTAGAGCTCCAGTTAAGGCAGAATTTTAGATTGACAAGGAATGCTTTTTTAGTATAAGCAAATGCCACATTTTGTGTCAGTATTTATTAGAAACTTAGTCATTTATCTGAAGTTGAAATGTAACTgggcattgttttttttttttgagacggagtctcactctgtcacccaggcttgagtgcagtggtgccatctcggctcactgcaacctctgcctcccgaggtcaagtgattctcctacctcagcctcccaagtagctgggactacaggcacgcaccaccatgcctggctaatttttgtatttttagtagaaacggggtttcaccaagctgggcaggcaggtcttgaactcctgacctcgtgatctgccctctttagcctcccagagtgctgggattacaggcatgagccgccatgcctggcattttttttttttttttttttttttttttgagacggagtctcactttgtcacccaggctggagtgcagtggccggatctcagctcactgcaagctccgcctcccgagttcacgccattctcctgcctcagcctcccaagtagctgggactacaggtgcccgccacctcgcccggctagttttttgtattttttagtagagacggggtttcaccgtgttagccaggatagtctcgatctcctgacctcgtgatccacccgtctcagcctcccaaagtgctgggattacaggcttgagccaccgcgccgggccttttttttttttttttttttctaagacagagtctcactctgtcgcccaggctggagtgcagtggcgcgatcttggctcactacaagctccgcctcccgggttcacaccattctcttacctcagcctcccgattagctgggactataggcacccaccaccacatccagctaattttttttgttatatttagtagagatggggtttcgtttCACTGCGGtagccaggatgggctccatctcctgacctcatgatccgctaatctcggcctcccaaagtgctgggattacagacgtgagccaccacgcccagctttttctttttttttttgagacagagtttcgctctgtcactcaggctgcagtgcagtgcacgctgcctcagcctcccaagtagctgggattaatggcccacgccaccacgcccagctaaattttttgtatttttagtagagacagggtttcatcatgttggtcaggctggtctcaaactcctgacctcaagtgatctgcctgcctcggcctcccaaagctctgggattccaggtgtgagctactgcgcccggcctgggcgTCGAATATTCTTATTTCCTAAGTCTGGCAGCCCCACACAGAGTAAGTAATGGGGGTTCCATATCCTTGTAGCAAAGCCCTGGGCGGAGTCAGGAGACGTTGTGACGCCAGTCGTGGTCACACTTTCCTTGCTAAATAGAGGTTAGACCCCCCCCCCCCGTCCCATGGTTTCTCAGGTTCCTTTTCAGCTTGAAAATTGTATTCCTTTTTAGAAATCAGCGTAAAATAATTATGTCCTTatatgtggctttttaaaaatttgacacaGAGTGACACtcagtcgcccagactggagggcgttggtgcgatcttggctcactgcgacctccatcgcccaggttcaagtgattcttgtgcctcaggctcccaagtagctgggattataggtgtgtgccaccaggcccagctaacttttgtatttttagtagagacggggttttgccatgttggctaagccagtctcgaactcttggcctcaagtgatctgcccgccttggcctcccaaagtgctgggattacaggcatgaaccaccacgcctggcctcaataTAGTGACTTTGAAGTGCTAAGGACTAAGATAGCGTTTTgtcaggaagagggaagaggccAGTGGTGGGTGAAGCATGCTGTGGGAGAGCTCGTCACCCGGTTGAGGTTGTGGGAGCTGCAGCGTGGAAACTGGAAAGTGGGCTGGGGATCATCTTTTTCTGGGTCAGAGGTCAGCCAGCTTTTCTGTAGTGTGCCACAGACCATCCCTTAGCCCTCGTGGGTCACAGCCTCTGTTGCATATTGCCTTTTGTTGTAGTTTTTCACGACCTTTTAGAAACATAAAAAGCATTCTTAGCCCGTGGGCTGGACAAAAAAAGGCCATGACGGGCTGGATGGATTTGGCCAGCAGGCCCTGGCTTGCCAAGCCCTGTTTTAGACAAGGAGCAGCTTGTGTGCCTGGAACCATCATGAGCACAGGGGAGGAGCAGAGGACGTGGAGGCGTGGGCTGGAAGCCAGGTCCCAGAGCGCTGAGAAAGACAGAGGGTTGTTGCCATTGCAAACAGAGCAACTGAAATCTGACACAGTCCAGTTCCAGAAAGCCCTGAAGTGCTGGTGGACGCTGCGGGGTGCTCTGCTCTAGGGTTAcaggggtgaggatgcagtctggtgtgGGAAGTCGACTCACCTGTTTGAAGATGAGATTAAGAAAAGCAGATTTTCAGGATGTGTGAGCTGAAGGGGCAGGACGAAGAAGTAGAGGCCTCGGCCCCCGCAGGAGACCCCTCGGTCTCCGTCTCCTGATAGACCCAGCCAGATTGGAATGAGGGGAGACATTCCAGCCTTTCAGAACAGTGGGGAGATTTAAAAAGCTGCTTGGCTTTTATTttgaactgttttttgttttccccgATTCAGAATACAGAATACTTTTAtggatttgtttttattactttaattctgaaacaatataattttttttttgagacagggtcttactctgtcacccaggctgagtgcagtggtgtgatcttggctcacctcagcctcaacctcctaggctcaaatgatcctcccaccttagcctcccaagtagctgggaccacaggcacatgtgtTGTGCTATACAAATCCTGAAGACAAGGATGCTGTTGCTGGTGATGCTAGGGATTCCCAAGATCCCAGACTTAACGGCAGGTTGTCCCTGTCTGCTGCCTTGCCAGGGTGCCAGGAAGGCGcttctgtggaagctgaggtcTGGCCACCCAGGGCGCTGCACTGGGTGCTGATTCTTGTTTCTGCTGCTGCCTTGGTGCTTAGCTTttgaaacaatgaaataaattagaACCGATGTGAAAATCGATTGGGGAATAAATTTAATGTGGAAATAAACAGCGCAACTTATTCATAATAGTTTACTTGATAAATACTTGCGATGAGGACAAAACAAAGCACTAGAAGGAGAGGCGAGTTGTAGACCTGGGCggcaggagttttttgtttgttttcagagatggggtcttgctctgttgctcaggctgaagtacagtggcacaatcacagctcactatagccttgacctcctggactcaagcaatcctcctgcctcagcctccccagtagctgggactacaggcacatgctgccatgtctggctaatttatttatttatgttttttttttgtttttttttttttttagacagagtctcgctctgtcgcccgggctggagtgcagtggccggatctcagctcactgcaagctccgcctcccgggtttacgccattctcctgcctcagcctcccgagtagctgggactacaggctcctgccacctcgcccgactagttttttgtattttttagtagagacggggtttcaccgtgttagccaggatggtcttgatctcctgacctcgtgatccacccgtctcggcctcccaaagtgctgggattacaggcttgagccactgcgcctggcctaatttttttttttcttttttttctttttttgagatagagtttcactcttgtcgcccagtctggaatacaatggcattttctcggctcgctgcaacctctgcctcctgagtagctgggactacaggctcccaccaccacatgtggctgatttttatatttttagtagagacagggtttcaccatcttggccaggctggtctcgaattcctgacctcaggtgatccacccgcctcagcctcccaaagtgctgggattacaggcatgagccaccgtgcccagcccaaattttaaattttttgtagagacagtggtCTTGGTACattgcccaaggtggtcttgtacttctgggctcaactgatcctcctgctttggcctcccaaagtgctggggttatgggcttgagccaccgcacccagccagaagttTTGTCAGTGAgttttacaggcgtgagccactgcacctggcctgttttgtttttcttttctttttcttttttttttttttttttttgagacagtcttgccctgtcacccaggctggagtgcaatggtgagatcttgctcactgcaacctctacctcctgggttcaaatgattctcctgcctcagcctcctgagtagctgggattacaggcgcccaccaccacacgcagcttagttttgtatttttagtagagacggggtttcaccatgttggccaggctggtcttgaactcctgacctcatgatctgcccacctcggcctcccaaagtgctagcattacaggtgtgagccactgcgcctggcctgttttgtttttcaatagtGAGAGTTCTTGTGTTTGCTTTGCCCCTCCCTTTAGTGGAAAACtgtataaaatggagatattgaCCTCCACATTGGGGTGGTTAAATTATAGTATGTATGCAAAGGAGCTTTGttaattttatgcttttttgaaagtgaagaagaaactgaataatctctgtgtgtgtgtgtgtgtgtatatatatatatatatatattttttttttttttttttaaagccatggCTATCTTTCCATATCAGTAAAGGTGAGGCTCCCTGGGACTGCAGAGTTGTCCATCACAGTCCATTACAAGGTGCAttgttgggccaggtgcagtggcttgtgcctgaatcccagcactttgggaggccaaggcaggaggattgattgagcccaggagttttgaggcgagcctgggcaatgtggccagacctcatctcttcaaaaaattcacaaaaaattagccaggcatggtggcatgtgcctgtagtctcaactactcaggaggctggggtgggaggatcactttgagcctTGGCGGTCAAAGCTGCAATAAGCCATAATCTTGCCAGTGCATtccatcctgggggacagagtgagaccctgtctctaaaaaaaaaacaaacgtgtactgtttttttcttatcaatttattatttttaaattttctttcaattaataatttacaaattataaatgtatataaaaataaattataaattattatacatGAGGTAAAACTTAGGATATATAAAGTACATattgaaaagtaattttttggctgggcgcagtggctcacgcctgtaatcccagcactttgggaggccgaggcaggtagatcacctgaagtcgggagttcaacaccagcctgaccaacatggagaaacctcgtgtctattaaaaatacaaaattagccaggcatggtggcgcatgcctgtaatcccagctactcaggaggctgtggtaggagaatctcttgaacccgggaggcgttgcagtgagctgagatcacgcctttgcactccagcctgggcaacaaaagcaaaagtctgtctcaaaaaaataaagtaatttttttaaggtAACCTCTATCAGAAAACAAATTTAACCcaataaaagtttttgttttttaatgtagcaGAGGAGTTAGGGTGAATAAAAAATATGATAGGGAAGGGGGTCCCTGGATTTGCTAATGTGATTGTCATTTGCCCTTTAGGAGAGAGCTCTGTTAGCAGAATGAAAAAATTGGAAGCCAGATTCAGGGAGGGACTGGAAGCAAAAAGAATTTCTGTTTGAGGAAGAGCCTGATGTTTGCCAGGATCTGTTTAACTGGACATGAAGAGGAAGGCTCTGGACTTCCCTCCAGGAGTTTCAGGAGAAAGCTAGGGTGGTGGTTAAGAGCAGAGCTCTGCCTAGACTAGCTAGATACCTAGACTAGCTGGGTACTTGGAGTGGCTGCTTCAGGCTGGActtcggtttcctcatctgtatagtAGAGAGATGGGAGCACCCACTGCAGGGTCACTGAGCATAAATCAGTCAATGGAGTGAAGCCGGTAGAATGGTGCTGGGTGCATACCAAGCACTCCGTCCATGTTTTCTGTTATTCGATGATTAGGAGGCAGCTGAAACTAGAGGAGTTGATCTGAAGCAGGATGTTtgtcccaggtagctgggaatcTGCCCCAGCCCAGTGCCCAGTTGATTTAGGTGCCCTATCAGTGTTCCCtgattgttttttcctttgtcttcttatCTACAGGATGTGACTGGGAAGCTCTGGTTTCAGTGTCCTGTGTCTATTCTTTATTTCCAGGCAAAGGAAACCAAcaataagaagaaagaatttgaggaaacTGCAAAGAAAGTGCGCTGTGCCATCGAGCAGCTGGCTGCCACGGACTGAGGCCTCTGGCTGGAGCTGCCTGGTCCCAGAGTGGTTGCACCACTTCCAGGGTTTATTCCCTGGTGCCACCAGCCTTCCTGTGGGACCCTTAGCAATGCCTTGGGAAAGGAGAAGATCAATATTTCACAATTAGATATTTCAGCTGTATCTTGTTTTGTCTTGAAAGTGGCACCAGAGGTGCTTCTACCTGTGCAGCGGGTGCTGCTGAtaacagtgactgcctctctctctctcttttttttttttttggctcatttttgtcttcttgatTCCCGGACTTACCAGGTGAGAAGTGGGGGAGGAAGAAGGCGGTGTCCGTTTTGCTAGAGCTGATGGCTTTGTTCACTTGGGCAGAGCCTTCCACAGTGAATGTGTCTGGACCTCATGTTGTTGAGGCTGTCACACAGTCCTGAGTGTGGACTTGGCAGGTGCCTGTTGAATCTGAGCTGCAGATTCCTCATCTGTCACGCCTGTGCTGCCTCAgaggccacttttttttttttttttggtagatgcATGACTTGTGTGTGATGAGGAGGGgaatggagacagagtctccagcTCCTCTACTGTTTCACAACGtgtctttcttattttgtttgaATTGTTAATTCACAGAATAGCACAAACTACAATTAAAACTAAGCACAAAGCCATTCTAAGTCATTGGGGAAACGGGGTGAACTTCAGGTGGACTTAGAGACAGAATAGAGTGATAGGAAGCGTCTGGCAGATACTCCTTTTGCCACTGCTGTGTGATTAGACAGGCCCAGTGAGCTGCAGGGCACATGCTGGCTGCTCCTCCCTGAGAAAAAGGCAGTGGCCTGAATCCTTTTTAAATGACTTGGCTCGATGCTGTGTGGGACTGGCTGGGCTGCTGCAGGCCGTGTGTCTGTCAGCCCGACCTTCACATCTGTCACGTTCTCCACACGGGGGAGGGATGCAGtccgcccaggtccccgctttcTTTGGCAGCAGCAGCTCCCGCAGGGCTGAAGTCTGGCATAAGATGATGGATTGGATTCGCCCTCCTCCCTGTCACAGAGCTGCAGGGTGGATTGTTACAGCTTCGTTGGAAACCTCTGGAGGTCATCTCGGCTGTTCTGAGAAATAAAAAGCCTGTCATTTCAAACACTGCTGTGGACCCTactgggtttttaaaatattgtcagtTTTTCATCGTCGGCCCTAGCCTGCCAACAGCCATCTGCCCAGATAGCCGCAGTGAGGACGAGCATCCTAGCACAGACGCAGTTGTCTGGGCGCTCACCAGAGCCACGAACCCCAGACCTGTTTGTATCATCCCGGCTCCTTCCGGGTAGAAACAACTGAAAATGCACTTCAGACCCACTTATTTCTGCCACATCTGAGTCGGCCTCAGACTTTTCCTCTAAACTTGGAGAATATCACAGTGGTTTTTGTTAGCAGaaaatgcactccagcctctaCTCATCTAAGCTGCTTATTTTTGATATTTGTACCAGTCTATAAATGGATGCTTCACTTTAATAACTTGCTTATAAATTGACTTTGTAGAGAAGctggaaaaaatggttttgtctTCAGCTCCTTTGCACGCCAGGCGGTGATGTGGATCTCGGCTTCTGTCAGCCTGTGCTGGGGGCGGGGCTGAGCGGGAGCCACCCCTCTCAACCCGCCTGCTATGGCTTTTCCTTAAAGGCCATTCTTAAAACCAGACCCTCATGGCTGCCAGCACCTGAAAGCTTCCTCAACATCTGTTAATAAAGCCGTAGGCCCTTGTCTGAGGGCAACCACTCAGACTTTCTTTCAGATTCGTGTCCATGTGTCCGTTTTCCAGGTTCTCTAAGTCAGAGTGGAGTGTGGGAAGGGTTGTGAATGGAGGCTTCTGGGCTGTGGGTGAAGTTCCAATGGCAAGTTAGAGCCCTTCGGGGCAACTGCCACCCTGGAAGGTAGAGACAGCAGTGCCTGCCACCAGAAGAGACCAGCAAGCCAAACTGGAGCCCCCACTGCAGGCTGTTGCCATGTGGAAAGAATAACACAATTGCCAATAAAGTCTAatgtggttttatctactttttttttttcccctggagacAAGGCCTTgccctcccaggctggaatgcagtggaatgaacaaagctcaccacaacctcaaaTTGTTGCGTTCaggtgaacctcccacctcagcctcccaaatagctgggactacaggtgcaggccgtcacacccggctaattgaaaaattttgttttgtttagatgggatctcactttgttgcccaggctggtctcaaactcctgggctcaagtgattgtcctgcttcagcaATGGGATTGTTGGTATTATGgccgggagccactgtgcctggcctagctaccatttttttttttttttttttttgagacggagtctttctctgtcgcccagcctggggtgcagtggctggatctcagctcactgcaagctccaactcccgggtttatgccattctcctgcctcagcctcccaagtagctgggactacaggcgcccgccacctcgctggctagttttttgtattttttagtagagacggggtttcaccatgtcagccaggatggtctcgatctcctgacctcgtgatccgcccgtctcggcctcccaaagtgctgggattacaggctcgagccactgcgcccagtcataGCTAccattttttggccgggcgcggtggctcacgcctgtaatcccagcactttgggaggccgaggcgggcggatcacgaggtcaggagatcgagaccacggtgaaaccccgtctctactaaaaatacaaaaaattagccgggcgcggtggcgggcgcctgtagtcccagctactcaggaggctgaggcaggagaatggcgtaaacccaggaggcggagcttgcagtgagccgagatccggccactgcactccagcctgggcgacagagcgagactccgtctcaaaaaacaaacaaacaaacaaaaaacctccttCTAGATAACagttgcgtttttttttttttttaagatggagtcttgctctgttgcccaggctggagtgcagtggtgtgatcttggctcactgcaacctccgtccccgagttcaagcgattcttctgcctcaggctcctgaataactgggattataggcgtgagccaccacgcctggctaatttttgtatttttagtagaaacagagtttcaccatgttggccaggctggtatcaaactcctgacctcaagtgatccacctgcctcggcctcctaaagtgctgagattacaggcgtgagccaccgcgcctggcctttttaaattttattttatatatatattttttgagacagagtctcgctctgtcatccaggttggagtggaggggcaccatctcagctcactgcaacctccgcctcctgggttcaagtgattcttctgcctcagcctcccaaatagctgggactacaggcgcacaccaccaggcccagctaattcttgtatttttagtaaagacggggtttcaccatattggtcaggctggtcttgaattcctgacctcgtgatcagcccacctcggcctcccaaagtgctgggattataggcgtgagccaccgcaccctgccaaaATCTCCCTCTAGATAACAGCGGTGTTaaacgttttttgtttgtttgtttgtttgtttgtttttgagatggagtcttgctttgttgcccaggctgcagtgcagtggtgtgatctcagctcactgcaacctctgcttcccgggttcaagcgattcttctgcctcaggctcctgagtagctgggattacaggcgtgagccaccatgcctggctaatttttgtatttttagtagagagagggtttcaccatgttggccaggctggtctcccaaactcctgacttcaagtgatccgcccaccttggcctcccaaagtgcctgagccactatacctggtctttttttgttttttttaagatagggtctcgcttTATTGATCACagccacagctcactgcagcctcaacctcctacctgggttcaagccatcctcccaccttggcctcccaagtagctgagaccacaggtggcTCATTCCACCACGTCTGGCCCTACGTAAGCTTTATGTGGGCGCAATAACAGATCTTCTCAAACCAGCTCTTAGCTCAAGAGAAGgggaagctgggtgcagtgggtcacgcctataattccagcactttgggaagccgaggcaggaagatcacttgaaccctggagttctagaccagcgtgggcaacacagggagaccctgtctctaaaaaaataaatagaagagaacGGGAGGACACACGTGGAGCACACAGCCCAAATGGGGCTCCTCTGTTCCCCCCGCACAGTCAATGAGTACCTTTCGCATGCACAAAGGCGTTGACCCAAACAAAGCAATATTGATTCTTGTTATATCGCTTTATTGTGGGGTCAGTGTCAGCACCACGAGTTTTCATTATGCACTGTTCTTTCCCCAGCTGTAGTGAGTTTAGGGAGGGAACGAGGCCCCACCCCCCATCCCTATCACCTCTGCCTTCATAGCGGCTGCTACTCTCTGAGCACCTGTTGAGTTCTTTCACTTTCCAGACCTAACAAGCTATCCCCAACCCTAGAGAACAGGGCTGCTGGATGCCACACGGCTCCCAGAGAGGGGCTGTGGTCAGGGAAGCCCCAGCTTCAAAGGGGCTGGAAAACCCCCGGAGCCGCCCACGTGCAGCAAGGTGTGAGGACACCTTGCTTTGGCGCTCAGGTGTGACGACAGCTACAAAATACCTGAGCCATTCTGTCACTCTGTCTGAACTCCCTTTGAAATATtgtttcagccgggcgcggtggctcacgcctgtaatcccagcactttgggaggccgaggcgggcggatcacgaggtcaggagatcgagaccatcctggctaacacggtgaaaccccgtctctactaaaaataaaaaaaattagtcgggcgaggtggtgggtgcctgtagttccagctacttgggaggctgaggcaggagaatggcgtgaacccgggaggcagagctcgcagtgagctgagatcgtgccactgcactccagcctgggcgactgagtgagactctgcctcaaaaaaaaaaaaaaaagaaatattgtttcAATAACTGCTAGGCTGGTTTTCCCTTCCTGACTATATTGCTCAAACCAACAAGAGCCTA encodes:
- the BIRC5 gene encoding baculoviral IAP repeat-containing protein 5 isoform X2, with translation MGAPTLPPAWQPFLKDHRISTFKNWPFLEGCACTPERMAEAGFIHCPTENEPDLAQCFFCFKELEGWEPDDDPMQRKPTIRRKNLRKLQRKCAVPSSSWLPRTEASGWSCLVPEWLHHFQGLFPGATSLPVGPLAMPWERRRSIFHN